In Citrus sinensis cultivar Valencia sweet orange chromosome 3, DVS_A1.0, whole genome shotgun sequence, the sequence AGAAAGCTACTAACTTATGACAATCCCATGTATTATGTGGCTACTAATGCACTCTGCAATAAGAGAGAGTATCGAGAACTATGGATGGGCATGGAGTGTGATGAAGAACGAATTGGATGGATTTATAGTTTACCAAAAGGGCCTTAATATCTTATTCCTAGTTCATTTGTCAATGTTTTATTTGGTGTGTTTTGgttatttgaatatttaatgaatatctTGCTGCTCAAAGTGTGGTTTACATTGCTTatctatgttttttttttactttatttttgtctttgtaatttcttataaatttgtttatatgGTCAGGTTGTTATATCCTATCACAAATAAATTGCAGCCTAAGCAATACTTTGGACTTTAATAGTAGGTATGTCAacattcaattaatattaaatattcttctttaaatgctacatataatatatatatatatatatatattcgtATAATAGATATGACTATGGCTGACGAAGAAGTTGACATAAAGATTGGGGTTAGACGAATATTACGGAAACAATTGATTATgttggtaaaaaaattattgaaaggGTCGACCAAAAGGCAACGAGTATCTACATCATCTCTGACAGGTTCTCTTTACATTCAAGAACTTTTAAATGAATCACCAATATTCTGCTATGATCTTATGCGGATGGATAAGAATGGGTTCATATCTCTATGTCAATTgttcaaagaaaaaggatggCTTTCTGATAGTAAGCATTTAACTGTTGAAGAGAAAATGGCTATGTTCTTATTTACAATTAGCCATAATCTTCGAAATCGGttcattaaaattagattCCAGCACTCAGGTCATACAGTGCATAGGTATTTTCATGAAGTACTGTCGGCAATGATGAAGTTTTCGAAAGAAATGATCACTCCTCCGTCATTTACAGATAATTCAAGAGGCATCCGTAATACTCGATTAAGGCAAATTTTTAAGGTATAAAACTTTTTGTATACTAATATGTTGAAGAAtaaagctttttattttgatcattgaaataatttaattactaatatGTAGGATTCAATTGGTGCAATTGATGGAACTCTTATTCATGCATGTATTCCAACTGATAAACAAGTGCCATATAGAGGTCGGGGTAGGGGAGAATGCTTTCAAAATGTAATGGCCCTTTGTGATTTTGACATGATATTTAGATATGTTGTTGTTGGATGGGAAGGAACTGCACATGATTCAAGGGTCTTAACTGAAACCATTCGTAAttcaagaaataattttcctatTCCACCGCCTGGTatgtcattatttattattttaccaatttattcattataatttataatattatattttattagtcacTCATGTTGAATGTTTTTTTCTAGATAAATACTATTTAGTTGATGCAGCATATTCACATACAAGAGGTTTCATGGCACCATACCGTCATGTGCGTTATTGGTTAGGTGACTTTCGTAGTGGCGGTCGAGCTAGAGGAAGGGAGGAAATATTCAATCATGCCCATGCTAAATTGAGAAATGTTATTGAACGTGCTTTTGGTGTGCTAAAGGCCCGTTTTCTAATACTAAAAAGGATGGCACCATACTCATTTGATACACAGAGAAAAATAGTGGTGGCATGCATGGCgattcataattttcttcGAAAAATATCAGTGGATGATGCATTATTTGCTcaatatgaaaatgatgaagttGAGCTAGAAAGTGGTCATGGCGATCAAAACCACACAGCTAATGCTATCAACTCCTCAAGTATGAAAGATCAAAATTACATGCGACAACTTCGAGATGAAATTGCAAATCAATTGTTTCAAACATCttattagttttttcttttttatattatatacgataaaatttcaaatttatggtattttatatattaaaattccaaaatcaaTATGTGTTCActtaaatatagttttacttataaatgttaaaatattgtggtatttaatatattatttatttgacatttaaatttaataaggatacaaatgtaaaactacacattttcagttttttaagttgaaaaaaaacaaacaacttaatacttattttcagagattcagacgaaaaaacaaacaaattattcagattcagacatttagatctattcagaattcagactaattcaggtcgattcagatttcagacaaaaaaacaaacgccacctaagtCTAGTGGAAGTTGCACAATATCGATTGGTTTCGGCTTGCCTTAGGCTTATTAGGAGAATGGCTCCAATTCTCAATCAGTGTGTGAAGGGCTTCGCCTAGACCCCTCTTCAATGTTAAGTCCTCGACTAGCGACAAGCTCCCCAAACTCAACCGGGTCGACCTGCCTAAACTCCAAGGAATTTAGGACCATTGTATTCCCCACACACACTCCCCTGAAGCACGTCTCCAAGAATTAGCAAAACCATTATCGATACTAGCGTACAAGCGCATATTTTGGGTGTCACGATTATGGTCTGTGACAATGcgctttattaaaaattacatgtcTTCAAGTATAGATCGCTTTTGCTATGGGGTCGAGACACTTGTAACCTTTATGATTTTAGGTGTACCTTATATGATGTAGTTTGGTTGCTTAGAAGGAGTAAAATATTTTGCGGAGATCATAACTTGCCTTAAAAGTGTCTATTTTCCGcgtattatatattatttcgAAGCTTACGAAAAGATGAACAAGTTTTTAGGAACATTTTACTCTTGCTATAGTCCTTAAGTTAAGAAAAACACCTACAGCCAAATACCTTCAGCCTCTGATAGTCAAGATGTTTATGAGAATGCTTAAAATAATGAGTTTGTAACTTTAGTATAATGGATGGCATTTGATTTATTAGGAACATAGCTGTTAGAAAAGCATCCATTCATAAAGTTTGTGGTAAGTTGGCATGAAAAATGAGTGTCAAGCTTGTCTCTATAGGAGTCTATGTTTCCTTTCCACCACTCTATTTTATTCCTATAAGTGAGAGCTCATGAGATTTTGATGTGTGTTACTGGATCGGTGGGGGAACCTGTAGGAAAGggtggatgacatgttgaaTTCACATCAGAAATCAAAAATCGCCAACATGAACACAAACGAAATCTTGAATTGCGTATAGAAACAAAACGAACCACTTATATTCTCGGAGATGAGGTATATGAAGAATGGcatttatgtgtgtgtgtgtgtgtaatctTTACATCAAATTGATTCTTTATAAGATCCTGAAAACTTAtgaaacaatcaaataaatcatacttatttttcaataGACATCCATCATCAACAAAAATGACAGTTACTAGAAACTTGATTAAATGAAAGAGGGGCAAGCCCCCACAAGTCACAGGGGATTTTCGCAAGAGGaaatttgcatttttattagatagtttaaattgaattaaaatttttttaaaaaaatatagatccaattaatttaatttttaaggatATATAAGTCCTTATAATTGATTGACATCCCCAAAACACGTAATATGactaacattaaaataaaggatataataagaaaatgattaataaagTTAACATCATTATAATGGTAGTGAAATTTCGAACTACTTAAGATATCATGGAGATTTTGTGTAGTTTCAACAATCTAGGTTAtactcatttttcttcttttcaatttaacaagtgaagagattaaaaaaaaaaatcctttatCTTTATCTAGTTATCTTacctttctattttttttttcaattagaatactaataaacttaataatgaatatatCTACGATCAATTCCATGGTcgttttataataaaacatatctACCATAATAATATTCAAGTAATTATCTACCCCTATCCAATTGGAAGGAGAGTAGAGTCATAGCCATAACTAGGACACAAAGGGTCAATTTGGTAGTGcggttgaaattaaataaactgtttatttcatactttttgataaaaatagtgtttgctaaattttgtaaaagtagcttatttcataattttttacacttttttaGCAGCTTTTAAAAGTAGGTAGGGGTTGCTTTTCATAAGCAGCTTATTGAATAAACTATCACacctttttaaaattcatattataaccctatattttaataaaaagacagTTGTATTTCACTTATCCATAAACCCTTATATATAAATCATCATATATCATATTACCGCCATAACCACGTACgttctctctaattttgatttagtaaGTTCATATTCTAATTTCATAACTATgacttttaaagtttaatCTATATTAcgtatttaagaaaaaaaaagatatgtctaaacaatttattaaatgtagtctaaaaataaaaaataattaaaacttatatCTATTCtggtcattatataataaaacaacactttcattataaaatttaccaaacacatatACTTTACTTTTCAAACTCATGGCAACCCCAATaaactttaactttttatttatagccCAATGCTAACCTAATTTTCTGCTCAACCATGTGACtggttttgaattcaaaatctCTTGTTTTCACTTAAGAGACTTCACCGattgaaattttatgtaaaaactaataaaattacaaataatgtGTTGTCCTATCATataaatctaaatcaaatagAAAACTAAAGCATAATCTGAATCTCAGGGACCGGAATCATtacaaaaggaagaaaaacaagaagCACGGGAACAAAAATTCCTTCTCTTTAATCATTGAAAGAGTTTGGGCCTAAATGTGTGGATTTCGAGCTATAAAAGGCCCACAATCGATATTGATACCGACCCAGCTACGTAAAACATTGTTGCCACTAGCCAGCCGAAACAAGTAAACCTGCATCCTTGCATGCAGCATGCACACTTCATATCTCCATGATGAACAAATCGTTATTAAACCTTTTAACTATGCATTGTAAAAGTTGAGCTTTAAAATGCTTACATTATTGGATGGCCCCAAGagagttgagtttttaaaagCAGAAATTTCGTGGAAGTATGAAAGCTGAAGCAACAAAAGCTACATTCAATGTGTGAATTATTGAtgcatttgttttctttgatgGAGGTCGACAGTAAAGACGAGGCCCCATTGATGGTTGAAATCCAGTTGTACACTTTGCTTCTTTTGTGAATAAATTCACAGAGACAGAGAGACGTGCAGTGAAATTGGCCCCATATTGACTCAGCTTGATTGGACTTCACCCCATATGTacatatattcatttttaactATAGCCTTGTGAAATATCATCAACTGTATATTAcctaaaattactaatttcTATGTCACAAAGCTAAACCAAATTAACCACCGTTGTTTCTTGTTAGTTCCAAATCAAAGAAGCAGTAGCTAGCCTTTTTTGATTGGTAGAACACCTTCACTCTCTActgaaaatttgtaatttttttatgttgaacTTCGAAGTTTTGCTTTGTTGACAGTGTAACACCCTAAGTTTTACAATATTGTAtataattttggataaattgGGCGACGTGAATAAAAACTTGAAGAGTCAATAACACAAAAAAAGACTAAGAAACCTTCGAGATTTTGAAAGTGAGGATGAGAGTATTCTACAATTgtcattcttatttttttcaattttattcaatGCCCTATAGGTTAGCTTCAAGTTAAATGAATTACCCTAAATCTAGCTAGGGATCTAAAGCTCTGGATCATGAGCAAATGAGAAGGTAAAAATGGTCCCAAAtcaaaaatcccaaaaaaattagcgaaaaaagaaaaatggtccCCTCCTCCCATATCcttccttcatttttctttagtttgCAATCTTGCAACGtgtttcattaaaagaaacaatgtaGTCTCAGACTTGCCATGTCTCTGGGTTGGCTCAAGGAGTTCTGTTGAGTACGGGGGGGAAGAGAACTGACGTACACGTGTCAAACTCCCACTAAACCAAGTACAAAGTTAAAGTTTTTTGCCTGCTTTTCAGGAACTCTATTGTTTTGTGTTCTAAACTTTTCTGTAGCATTCCTTATTTATTTCAAGGGTTTGCCTACCTTACGCTTTAACGTAAGGTACAGCCTTCCCATAAAGTTAAGAAGTGGAATCCATTATTATATTGAAGATTGTACCTAACGTTAAAAATCGTAAGGTAGGCAAacccttatttttataatagctTTCTGCTTTCGACACTGTACTAACTATTAACCAAAGATGCCCTACTTAAAGTTGGATAACAATAGCCGTACACGTGGCAgtcctttaattaattacggGTCCTACGATTCTTTGGATACCCAGTGACAAAACAATATCGATCTGAGTCTTTTAATGATACATCTTTATGACACCCCGGAGAAGGGTCGGCAATAGGAAAAAAATGCAGCCTTTATCTGAACTTTGGAgcctataaaaaaataatcgaAATTTGCTTCAGAATATCTGATCAATagttcggtttttttttttttttaattagttacaGCAAGTCTTCCCATTTTTCCTCTTTAACAACCATGCAAAGAGTCGTTGACATGGATGAGTGCCCATCAGAGTCAGTTcctattattatattacattttttaaccACAACAGATTGGGGCGGCCCAAAACTCTTTTTTCAGCTCAGGCTAATTTgtacatttattatatatatattttttttaatgttggtacaatattaaaaaatagaaaaacacGAATATCAAATATGCAAGATAACCAAactcttagtaaaaaaatatatgtttaccaaaaaaataacaataatataataaaaaaacttgtaaattattaaaattgtcaacaaaaatttatgaaattttttattttattgatagaatagataaaatatttgaatattttattgtactaaaaggaaaaaaaaagagcaagtATGAcggtaagaaaataaattatgaaatgatgaaaatattattagttgtTACTATATGTCAATTTGTAACATTCTAATGCTAGTGACaatgttataatatattgacatatttttcttttacttaaattaaatcataatttttttttaataaaataaggtaGTAGTATTATCTTAGTTCCtaatgatttcattttattcaataGTTATATAGCTTAATGGTGTTGTAAAACAGGTTTCCAACTctggttgaaaaaaaaaagggttgaATTGGAcatgtttgaaaataaaatatgaactGTATGTGTTCTTATAtgacaaaataagaaaattcaaaggaaACCCGTTAAAAGCGCCGTGTTCATTTCTTGAATAAGTAATTCAAATGCTTccttcaataaaaataaaataaaaatttcaaatgctAGTGTTATAGGGAATTGGCGAATGGCGCGTGGATTGTTGAATGGGCACGGGGCAAAACGGGGGTAAATTATGGAAGCATGACTTTTCTGCTTATTGTTGCCCGGTCTCGGTTTTAGCGTTCACCGGTGGTTCCACTTAATTTGCAGAAAATGTCACGCATGCCGCAGTTTCTTACCGATCAAATGGGTAAAAGCAAAGGCCACCACCAAGACTTTGGTGGCAGCCGCTGCCCCATTAATGACATTGTGGGCACTGGTTTGGGTCCTTCACGTCagtgatttaaataatttatttatttttctcccataattaaaaataaagataaatatctTACAACTAAATATTGGAGTAAGTATCCCTCCCGCCACCAGtgggaataaaataaattataacaattcaaaagaaaacaaggaAAGCTAAGGAGTGGTCACAATCAAGTCAACGTGGTCAATTCTTGCTGTAGTTAAAAGGCAGATATGCATCTTACCAAAAAAAAGGCAGATATGCATCCACCTTTTGGTGGTGCCCGTTTCGAGACACGTGTATGGCTTGGCCAAATTGATGACTGTATACAAATACTTTACAGTCTGTGTTGCTTTAAATGAAGAATGGACttcttgtaaaaataataataatagtagtaatgGGTCCGCCTATCTTATAACTGTTGTAacatacaataatttttattattttgtgtttgattATATTACAgtactttatattttttggaaaattcaATAGCCATTAAAAGTAACAAATTTTTACATATAAGtctatttttagaataaaatgacatttgaaaagaattttaatttattattattaatattatcattattattatataagattatttctattaaattttattatttttaattatttttatttatgattattactgtcattattattattaaaatttatttcttttattattttaattgttattatactgtaattaattcattaatattaatatttatcttgttatgattaaaattattgttattaaaatatattaactttattattttaattattgttgttattattaaaacttattaataatttttattattatcattattaatattattatttcagttaattttgttgttattattgttattgttaatttttttaaattttttgttttaattaacattattgtcataattattatttttagttttattattattattgtttaattataatatatacaaataatattagggacacaattaacaaatggcattttaataacttataaTAGTCTAttccaattataaaataaagtaaatacatcAACGGGAATGTTGTTCATTCCGATTCCAATTCCTATAGCTcaagtaaataacttattctaattCAAATTCCTTATTACAATTCTAGCTCAtttcaattcttatttaataaacgcACCATTAGAATGTGTTTAGAACATAATATTgtatattgttataatattgTTCACATTAGTTTATTACTTACCTATGTTTGGAAGTTTTAAAAGTTAGATTGTagtcaattatataattcactaTAGTGTGCTAACTTTTGtcttaattgaaatattaaatatatttaaattattttttaatttttactataataattataatattaaaaataaattatattataatattattttgttatattatattatattatatttatcaataattaatataaaaataataattaataaatttaaataatgagaGTAGATCTAGAAATGAtagcaataattaataaattatgaaatatttatgaatttgtggaATAAATAAACGAGTATTAAATCATGCATTGTAATTgcctaatatcaataataaaagttcTCTTAAATTTCATACTTATTCCTTATTCATATCATTTAACAACTAagctaataaataaaataataattattatattttttcctggcatttcaaaaaataagagggattacaatgaaaaaaaccaaaataaatacaccCTACCGTTGGATTTGTTTTTACCATTCTTGCTTTGGTATGTTGCAAAtgttgcaactgttgcaacaTAGGCGGCTccataataatagtaataataaaacttatatATAATCCGGACACGAAGGCTGACATTTAACGATGCTCGACTAATGGGCCCATACCAGAGTTTAAAACTCTAAATTAATGATGTGATTacttttcaataaattgaagaatCGAAATTTAAAATCGAATAATTAACCATATTTACttcataaaatcaaaatcaaactatTGAGTGGAACCGTGACAGCACGAGATTAGGAAATGAGAGTCTAAATCTTAAGAGGGGTTGGAAATCAGACTCTCATACTCACAActgacaattttacccctcaaaaggaaatttacaaactcaattttatccttagtTAGAAAAAAAAGCATGGCAGTCATGGTCGATTGGCAGCCTCGTGGATGAGAATAAAAGCCATGACCACCGCATGCCATTGAATGCAGCAGACCCGGTCTTCATGCATCACCGTCGTATGTAGATCCATTGAAACACAACAAAGCCTTGCACCAATACAAATCATCAGCTTTGTGCCATTGATCATTGCCAGTCGTCGTATACAGTACCCATTGATCGTCGCTTGCCAATTGTCTAGCCACTCCGCTTGCCgattagtaaaaaataatgttatttttgttgttgttattattgtcacagttattagtattattcttagtattaatgttattattattattattgatgataataataataataataacaacaacaacaacttaGGGCATTTTAATAACTGAAAATAATCTATTCCgattacaaaacaaaacaaacacatTAATAAGAACAATTCATTTCGATTCCAATTATTACAGTTTAAGTGTATAATTTGTTGTATTTCTATTGTCCACTCCGATTCATGCTCGTTCTGATTACCAATTAGTAATCGCACCATAAAAGAAATCTAAATGTGCAATAATAAACTAGAAATTCGAATATTATGAAGAAACTACAATTGTGTGGCCAATCCCAAGCGATTGTAATTGTGTATAGATTTGGGACTTGTAGGGAGAATATTTACCGTCACATGCAAGATAAGTAGAACGTAACCGTCGAGACATAAGATTCGACATTCGACTGCAATTTTACGTGAAACATGCATGCAAATTTACAGCAATGAGACAGTGTAGCACACGACCTGTTAACTGCGCGTGCATATGGCTTCTGTTATATAT encodes:
- the LOC107174913 gene encoding uncharacterized protein LOC107174913 — translated: MADEEVDIKIGVRRILRKQLIMLVKKLLKGSTKRQRVSTSSLTGSLYIQELLNESPIFCYDLMRMDKNGFISLCQLFKEKGWLSDSKHLTVEEKMAMFLFTISHNLRNRFIKIRFQHSGHTVHRYFHEVLSAMMKFSKEMITPPSFTDNSRGIRNTRLRQIFKDSIGAIDGTLIHACIPTDKQVPYRGRGRGECFQNVMALCDFDMIFRYVVVGWEGTAHDSRVLTETIRNSRNNFPIPPPDKYYLVDAAYSHTRGFMAPYRHVRYWLGDFRSGGRARGREEIFNHAHAKLRNVIERAFGVLKARFLILKRMAPYSFDTQRKIVVACMAIHNFLRKISVDDALFAQYENDEVELESGHGDQNHTANAINSSSMKDQNYMRQLRDEIANQLFQTSY